AAATACTTCTTCTTTAGCGGCGGCACCCCTAATAGTTAGCTTGCCATCATTTAATGTAGATATGATAGGGGCGTGGTTATTAAGTATCTCTAAAAAGCCTAAAGTACCCGGCAATGTTACCGAGTTAGCCTCGCCTTCGAAAACTTTTTTATCAGGGGTAAGAATTTCTAATGTCATATTATTGATGTGCATATATGCAGATATGCAGATGTGCAGATGCTTTTAATTTGCATATCTGCACATCTGCCATTTGCATATTAGTTGTTAGCTTCTGCTAATAATTTTTTACCTTTTTCAATAGCATCTTCAATGCTGCCTACAAGGTTAAATGCTGCTTCGGGGTATTCGTCAACTTCACCGTCCATTATCATGTTGAAACCTTTGATGGTATCTTTAATATCAACCAATACACCTTTTAAGCCGGTGAATTGCTCGGCCACAAAGAATGGCTGAGAAAGGAAACGCTGAACACGACGGGCGCGGGATACTACCAGTTTATCTTCTTCAGATAACTCGTCCATACCTAATATGGCAATGATATCCTGTAACTCTTTGTAGCGTTGCAGGGTTTCTTTAACACGTTGTGCAGTATTGTAGTGCTCGTCGCCTAATATTTGAGCGCTAAGGATACGAGAGGTTGAATCCAATGGATCCACCGCAGGGTATATACCAAGCTCGGCAATTTTACGCGAAAGTACGGTTGTAGCATCTAAGTGGGCAAATGTTGTTGCCGGTGCAGGGTCGGTCAAGTCATCCGCAGGTACATAAACGGCCTGTACAGATGTAATTGAACCACGTTTTGTTGACGTGATACGCTCTTGCATGGTACCCATCTCTGTTGCCAGGGTTGGTTGGTAACCTACCGCCGATGGCATACGGCCTAATAGCGCCGATACCTCAGAACCTGCTTGTGTAAAGCGGAAGATATTATCGATGAAGAATAATATATCGCGGCCTTTACCTTCTTCATCACCATCGCGGAAATACTCGGCAAGGGTTAAACCCGAAAGGGCCACACGTGCACGCGCACCCGGAGGCTCGTTCATTTGTCCAAAAACGAAGGTTGCTTTTGATTCTTTTAATGCTTCAGCATCAATTTTGGTCAGGTCCCATCCGCCTGCTTCCATTGAATGCATAAAGGCATCGCCATATTTTATAATGCCCGATTCCAACATCTCGCGCAGTAAGTCGTTACCTTCGCGGGTACGCTCACCTACACCGGCAAATACAGATAAACCTGCATAAGCTTTAGCGATGTTGTTGATCAGTTCTTGAATTAATACTGTTTTACCTACACCGGCACCACCAAACAAACCAATTTTACCACCTTTTACATAAGGCTCTAATAAATCGATAACCTTTATACCTGTAAACAGGGCTTCAGTTTCGGTAGATAGATCCTCAAAGCGTGGCGGGGTGTTGTGAATAGGGCGGCCATTTGTTTTATCCAGATCAGGAATACCATCAATAGCATCGCCAACTACGTTAAATACACGGCCTTTAATGTTTTCGCCTATTGGCATTTTAATAGCAGCTTCGGTATCTAAAACTTTCATTCCGCGCAGCAAACCATCGGTCGAGTCCATGGCGATGGCACGCACACGGTCTTCACCTAAATGTTGCTGAACTTCTAAAATAATTTTTTGGCCGTTATCTTTTGTGATCTCAAGCGCATCGTAAATTTTAGGAAGATGTGCATCATCAGCAAAACTTACGTCAACTACCGGACCGATGATCCGTGATATTTTTCCAATGTTTGGCATATATAACCTGGTATTTAAAGAATTTAAATTGAAACATATACCGTTTGAATTAAACGCTACTATTTCAGAGGCGCAAAGTTAAGGTTTATTGCCAAATATTTAAATACTTATGTGAACATTTTTTACGCCTGTTTGATTAATAGTATTTTGTTACTTTGCAACGCAATTATAAAACCATTTCTTGATCTTAATTTAACATGAAAAAACTTTTACTGCTACTGCTGTGGCTTGCGCCGGCTATTGTATGCGCGCAAGGCTTCCAGGTAAATTTAAACGGGCAAAAGCAAATTGGTATGGGGCATACAGGCACAGGCCTGTTGCAGGATGGGGCTTCGATAGCGTTTAACCCGGGCGCTGTAGCAATGCTTGATCAAAACTATGTGCAGGGCGGTATAAGCCCGCTTTGGTTTAAATCGGCCTTTAACCCTGCCGGCTCAAACGCACAATACAACACTAAAGACCGCGTGGCCACACCATTTAACGCATACGCCGTTTGGGGCCCAAAAACAGCCCCCTGGAAGATTGGCTTAGGCGTTTATACGCCATTTGGTGGCCTAACCGATTGGGGCCACGACTGGTATGGCAAATACGCGCTGGAAAGCCTGGACCTGAAATCGATATTCTTTCAGCCAACGGTGAGTTATAAACTTACTGATGCTATAAGCATAGGCGCGGGCTTTATTTATAACCATGCTACGGTTAACCTGCAACGCGCCATACCATTAGCCGGTGCCAACAGCAACCAGGGCGAAGCCGAAATAAGCGGTAGTGGTAAAGGCTACGGCTGGAACGCAGGGATATTTATTAAACCTGCCAAATCGTTCACCATAGGTATTGATTACCGCTCAAAAGTGAATACCAAAATAACTAATGGAGATGCTGTTTTTACAGTGCCTGCATCGTTGCAAGGCAATTTTCCGCAGCCTAATACTTTTACAGCGGCTATACCGCTGCCATCGCAATTAACGTTGGGGCTGGGCTATTACCCAACGGCTAAATGGACGGTAGCTTTTGATGCCAGTTTAGTAGGATGGAACGCTTATAAAGTTTTAGCTTTTGATTATGCCAGCAATACACCTGCCTTGCAGGATACCTATTCGCCGCGTAACTACAGGGATGCTTATAGCCTGCGTGGCGGCGCCCAGTATAAAACTACCGATAAAGTTGCTTTACGCGTAGGTGGTGGTTATACCAGTACCGCAGTGCGCGATGGCTATGTTACCCCCGAGGTACCTGATGCTAATCGGTACTATTTAACAGGCGGTGTAGGCTATAAAGTAACCAAACAATTAGATATCGACCTGTCGTTTGAATACGAGCACTTGTTTACCCGTACACAAACCAATATCGAGTCGCAGTTATCCGGAACGTTTAAAAGCGAGGTTTATATCCCCGGCATCTCTTTATCTTATCACTGGTAATATTATTAATACAGCTTAAATGAAAACTTTAAAACATACGATATA
This portion of the Inquilinus sp. KBS0705 genome encodes:
- the atpC gene encoding ATP synthase F1 subunit epsilon produces the protein MTLEILTPDKKVFEGEANSVTLPGTLGFLEILNNHAPIISTLNDGKLTIRGAAAKEEVFFIKGGVVEALNNKVTVLVEGITHK
- a CDS encoding F0F1 ATP synthase subunit beta, with product MPNIGKISRIIGPVVDVSFADDAHLPKIYDALEITKDNGQKIILEVQQHLGEDRVRAIAMDSTDGLLRGMKVLDTEAAIKMPIGENIKGRVFNVVGDAIDGIPDLDKTNGRPIHNTPPRFEDLSTETEALFTGIKVIDLLEPYVKGGKIGLFGGAGVGKTVLIQELINNIAKAYAGLSVFAGVGERTREGNDLLREMLESGIIKYGDAFMHSMEAGGWDLTKIDAEALKESKATFVFGQMNEPPGARARVALSGLTLAEYFRDGDEEGKGRDILFFIDNIFRFTQAGSEVSALLGRMPSAVGYQPTLATEMGTMQERITSTKRGSITSVQAVYVPADDLTDPAPATTFAHLDATTVLSRKIAELGIYPAVDPLDSTSRILSAQILGDEHYNTAQRVKETLQRYKELQDIIAILGMDELSEEDKLVVSRARRVQRFLSQPFFVAEQFTGLKGVLVDIKDTIKGFNMIMDGEVDEYPEAAFNLVGSIEDAIEKGKKLLAEANN
- a CDS encoding long-chain fatty acid transporter — translated: MKKLLLLLLWLAPAIVCAQGFQVNLNGQKQIGMGHTGTGLLQDGASIAFNPGAVAMLDQNYVQGGISPLWFKSAFNPAGSNAQYNTKDRVATPFNAYAVWGPKTAPWKIGLGVYTPFGGLTDWGHDWYGKYALESLDLKSIFFQPTVSYKLTDAISIGAGFIYNHATVNLQRAIPLAGANSNQGEAEISGSGKGYGWNAGIFIKPAKSFTIGIDYRSKVNTKITNGDAVFTVPASLQGNFPQPNTFTAAIPLPSQLTLGLGYYPTAKWTVAFDASLVGWNAYKVLAFDYASNTPALQDTYSPRNYRDAYSLRGGAQYKTTDKVALRVGGGYTSTAVRDGYVTPEVPDANRYYLTGGVGYKVTKQLDIDLSFEYEHLFTRTQTNIESQLSGTFKSEVYIPGISLSYHW